The Thunnus albacares chromosome 13, fThuAlb1.1, whole genome shotgun sequence genome segment CATGACTGCTCACTCTAACAGTTATTCACATTGGACTTTACTTTATTACGAGGcctcattttgttttaaaaagtcatttcagACAGAAGCAGCCCGATGACTCACCTTCATTGGTGTTTTTGTCTGGGACACCATTAACAAACCCTCCCATTGCtgtctcttccttcttctcttccctTGTTTCCTCCTCCACTTCTTCTGTTTGCATCAGCTCTGGGTAGAGGGGCTTCATTTTCAGGCGGGCATAGAGGTCTGACTGATCGACCAGGGCCATAGCAAGATCCAGGGCCTCCTCTTGTCCCTCATTTTCCTTCAGCACATTCTCCTGCAGGGCCTTGTAGCTGTGTGGGTCTGTATCATCAGTCGGCCAGCGGAGCCAATCCATGGAGCAGCACACTACGCTGGCCGGACACACCTGGAGGTGAGCTGCCCGTGAGGAGCGGGTCAGGTGGACTGGGCAGCCGTACTCAGCGTTGAGGCAGGGCACCCTGACGTTGGGGCAGAGCAGCAGGTGATCCTCCTCTTTGCACAGGTGGAAGACAGCTCCACAGAGCAGGCGGCAGGGGACGACCGAACAGCACACAGAGACCTCCACCCGAGCCCTGCAGCGCCGGCTGTAGCAGGAGTCACAGTGGACATGTTGTCGTACCCTGGGGGCTCGAGAACGATGACTCTGATTGGATGAGAAATAAACAGAGAGGAGCCAActagaatgaatgaatgaggagaACGATGGAGATTCATGACACTGAATAACCCATTTCTGTAAGAAATAGAGTTTGAATGCAGCACATTAAGACTGTATAATACTCTTTTTTGGAATTGTATTTGGAAAGTTTGTGACTCACCATATCTACAGGACTTTCTATCAGAAGTTTTGTAATCCtgcaagaaaaatacaaaataatataaacattgATACTTTAATCTGTATCATTAGCCCCAAATAGTGAACCACATTCCCAACCCTTAaccctgaaaacaaaacaataatatgaTCCATCattatatagatatagatatatataatatatctatatatattatatatatatctacagATAACAACCAGGTCACCCATAGAGGGATTTTCAGAGGCTTAGTGACAGTGGTAAAATTATCCACTAATTCACAAGGAAAAGATTTGAAAATCAGGCCACACAACAAATCaacaagaaatttaaaaataaattatgtgaAACATTCCTGGTGCAATATATTTTGTCCTTCACACACTAAACATAGAATAACTTTTACTTGGCTCCAGAGCAATCATTTTTGAGGATCTGATATTCAAAGTAAATTGTAAACTATGGGCCTATATTGCAATGTTGTTCAGTTAGGCATCCTGTGGCACGGTAAATCAGCTTAAATCAAGACAGACGAGCACAAAAAATCACCTGAAATACTAAACAACATCATCACTTGTGTCTTTTTGTAAATTAAGATAAACAATTTCAACACGTTCACAGTGGAAACAAACCAGGGTCTTACCAATGTGCCACGGCAGGCGTGTTGCTTCCTCTCTTTGGTCTTATAACGTTGCTTTCAGTCCCTGAACTTTTCAACTGGCAGGTTAAAATTAGCCAAGCAGCACCAAGCAGGTTCAGCAGGAGAAGAAACTCCCCCCTCAGTCTGCAGCAGCGGATTCAAGCCACAGCAACCAAACTTTAAGTACCTTTTATCTCTTTACTGTGGGGCTCAATGACTGCATCTGAGTaaatgacaaactgttttcagtgcAGAATAAATCTACAGAATAATCTTCTTTTAGAATAACTGCAACAAAATACATACTAACAGTGATTTGATCATATTCAAATCTCCACTAGAGGACACTGTTTGGACATTAGATAAGACTCATTGCAGGCAATTGCAGACTCAAAATGAGTCTGCAATTGTCATCAGCTCAACAGTATGACTGAGGGAGGAAGGTGAGAGAGATTTCCTTTCTGTAAACGGCTGAGAGGGCTAGTAATCCAAACCATGCGTCTGACCACCTGTGTAACATTTCTTGGTCAGTGCTTGGCTCTATTTATAACACAGACATAGCTCAGACACTTGGTCTTTAAAGCACAAGACAGAGTGCAAGGAGCGTGTTTCTCTCCTTCCCAGCTCATACAGCGGTAGGCTACAGTCTGTAATTCATTGTTCTCATTGACTCTATTGCCACAGGACTCTGCCGCTGGTATAGTGACATTGTCTGTTTACATGCAGTGTTTTTGGTTAAGTTTGTAGATGTGTTTTTTCAGGATGATTGTACTGTGTGACTTGGAGCTTTATAGTCTGTTCTCTGTTTACAGGACTGACTGAATTTACAGCTTCAGATAATAAAACTGGTTCCAGAGGATCTGAAGGATGGTATGATTGTATTGTACAACTGTAAGATCAAATTGTGtctatactgtatacagtatgagtGCTACTAATAAATATAGCTGACAACGCAGACAAAAActtaataacaacaaacaaatgtgttttaatactCTATGATTTCACAAAATCTGAAGTTTAAAATCTAAAAAGGTGCTGATTTACATTTAGTGACTTTTCTTGActcttttcctttattttcctttttttcctctcttaaCCCAATCAGAGTCATCGTTCTCGAGCCCCCAGGGTACGACAACATGTCCACTGTGACTCCTGCTACAGCCGGCGCTGCAGGGCTCGGGTGGAGGTCTCTGTGTGCTGTTCGGTCGTCCCCTGCCGCCTGCTCTGTGGAGCTGTCTTCCACCTGTGCAAAGAGGAGGATCACCTGCTGCTCTGCCCCAATGTCAGGGTGCCCTGCCTCAACGCTGAGTACGGCTGCCCGGTCCACCTGACCCGCTCCTCACAGGCAGCTCACCTCCAGGTGTGTCCAGCCAGCGTGGTGTGTTGCTCCATGGAGTGGAACCGCTGGCCAGCCAACGACGCCCATTCTTGTCCAAACACAGAGCTGCATGAAAACCTGCTCAAGGAAAAAGAGCAGGGGGGATGTCTAGATCTGGCCATGGCTCTAAAAGACCAGGACCACCTTTTTCACTCCATAAAGATGAAGAAACTGTTCCCTGAGCTGATACAGAgtgtgaaggaggaggaggaagaagaagagaggaaagagaaggagaggaagaaggagaaggagaagcagaGAAAGGCTGCCTTGAAGAAAGAGGCAGAAGAGAGGGCAGCTGCAAAGGCAGCTAGTGGTCATACCTGGGTGTCGCCTAACACGTATAGCGTCAGCAGTCCTTATGTAAAcaaggatgaggatgaggatgaggatgaggttGAGATTGAAGTTGAGCGGGAGCTAAcccaggaggagagagaggctaTTGCCAGGGGCTCTGGGGTGAACACTGAGCTGTTAGAAAACTATAACGCCTGGGAGCGCATGTTCACTATGGAGATGGGCGGCTGCAGGGAGGCCGGAGGAGCATCTGTGGCAGGCAGAGGCCAGAAACCAGCTAAAGGGAGGGGTAAAGGCCTGGGCACTCTGACGGAGGAAGATACAGAGACAGCAGATACCTGTATGGGTGCCACAGCATCAAACACCTGCCAACAGGTGAGCGGCGCATCAGCCAGCAAtctgaagaggaagaagaagaattttgTGTACGGACATGTGGAACCAATGAAGATCATCACTGTTCGTACCTTTAAAATCCCATGCTCCTACTCTGCCAGGCAGGTCCGCATCCGCAACCCTAGTTACTACAAGAGAGTGAGCAAGGCTGTGGACACCAGCGACATAGGGGTGGCACCAGAGGAGATGCCATTCTGGGAGGAAGTTCAGGTGAGAGGAAGAAATTCATCCTCCCGTTgaagttgttttggttttttaatgtcatatcAGCTTATTTACAGTACTGGGTTTTCTTGACAAATTCACGATATTTCAAATGTGCAGAAATgatcagttgattaatcaattaaacaagaaagacaatacattttttaaatcattttatcacTTGGGCCAATGTTCTGTTTACAATACCATAAAACAGAGATAcgcagcaaatcttcacatctgagaggctggaacaagcaaatattttttattttggtcgAACAAAAGCCCCACTTGTTAATACTCTCTCACATTGTCCTTTATCCCACCCATATTAAGCAAGCGACCTCACATTGTGATCTAGGAATTGTGATaggcttttttcacatttgataGAGGTTAAACCAacaattaaattataattattatttgcagccctatttaaaataaaacaccccaATTTTCATTTGTATTAAGAAAAAGACTAAATTACTTGCTCAGATGGTTTCAGTATCATCTTGGTTGTTTAATATCTTCATGACTCCATGTTCACTGTTAATAATCACTTCATAAAGTTGAGCACAAACTGATATACTGAATAATTATCATATGATGCATTTGATTTGCTCCTCAGGCGTCTCTGCTGTGCTCCCTGGAGAAGGAGCAAAGGGGTCATCTTATCGCAGAGAGCATCTGCACTGATGGTCTGTTAATAGATGAAGGCACGCAGACCTACAGCTTCCTGTCTGCTCCTTTCCGGAGAGACACATCGCTGGCTGACCTAACTGATGGAAAACCGCTGGAGATGCACCTCCAGCTGCAGGTGGAGGGCGTCACAAGCCGACACCACAAGGCCAGCTCCGCCTTCACCTTCCTCTGTGGACACACCTTCCAGCGCAGAGAATATGCCAAACATTATAAGTGGGGTTTCTTTTTTCAGTCAGATTCTATTCTTT includes the following:
- the LOC122995428 gene encoding F-box only protein 40-like — encoded protein: MSHRSRAPRVRQHVHCDSCYSRRCRARVEVSVCCSVVPCRLLCGAVFHLCKEEDHLLLCPNVRVPCLNAEYGCPVHLTRSSQAAHLQVCPASVVCCSMEWNRWPANDAHSCPNTELHENLLKEKEQGGCLDLAMALKDQDHLFHSIKMKKLFPELIQSVKEEEEEEERKEKERKKEKEKQRKAALKKEAEERAAAKAASGHTWVSPNTYSVSSPYVNKDEDEDEDEVEIEVERELTQEEREAIARGSGVNTELLENYNAWERMFTMEMGGCREAGGASVAGRGQKPAKGRGKGLGTLTEEDTETADTCMGATASNTCQQVSGASASNLKRKKKNFVYGHVEPMKIITVRTFKIPCSYSARQVRIRNPSYYKRVSKAVDTSDIGVAPEEMPFWEEVQASLLCSLEKEQRGHLIAESICTDGLLIDEGTQTYSFLSAPFRRDTSLADLTDGKPLEMHLQLQVEGVTSRHHKASSAFTFLCGHTFQRREYAKHYKNIHSDIQMCVNGWFEQRCPLAYLGCTYSQRRFKPSTHEATVTYNEDLGCFRLHPSTQVSVSDDSQPSGSSTDTSTTRRRRGGRAGGGGLDALSSLPYEVLCHMASFLDSLSLSQLALVSQLMREVCSTLLQERGMVTLQWERKTYSHGGAKWKVKQKVWQFSTLFSPVDTWCFRDDPSMSEHLKTCPYYERESRTDRVLLPRIREEVKTNTHCKGSTLVTMFQQRRIMM